The following DNA comes from Planctomycetia bacterium.
CATGGTATGGTCAACGACGCCAATCAGCAGGCTGAAGTTATCAAACTGGCACAGGAAGTTGCCGGCGTTGATTCTGTCAGCAATAAGCTGAGCATTCGTGGCGCGATCCGCCAGTCTGCAGCTCAGGAACCGATTCCTTCACCAGCCAAGCCTGCTGAAGCTCCCCCAGCTTGGGCAGCTAATGAACCAATCCCCAGCTTCAGCGCTGGTGGTGGCGGCCCTGGTTTCCAGCAGCCTGCTCCTCCGCTGCCCCCTTATGCCTGGCCGACCTACGCTCCTTACAACAACTTCAGCCGCGTGGGTTACCCAACCTGCTACCCAGCTGATGCCATGCCATTCATCGGGCCATTCAACCCTTTCCCCCGCGCACCACTCGGCTGGCGGAATGCTACCCTGTCATTCGATGATGGCTTCTGGTACCTGAGCAACCACTCAGGCAACCGCGACTGGTGGTCAGTTCGCTTCTGGTAAGATGTCAGTAAGTAATGTAACAAGCCACTCGGAGATTCCGAGTGGCTTGTGTGTTTTGAAATGGATTATTCTAGTGCTTCCCGTTCGTCACCGATGCCTTGTACTGATCCAGTACCAGGTTGGCTGCCACCGTTGTCGCCTCATCATCGTTGTCATTCATCGCTGCCAGGTTGGCTTTGATGCGGCGGTTGGCGACCTTCAGGTAGAACGTGCCGACGGGCAGATTCTTATTGATGTCAGGCGCCTGACTTGACAATTCTGAATCCAAGCGGCTCAAC
Coding sequences within:
- a CDS encoding BON domain-containing protein, producing the protein MLRKFLLAVPVLAALAGSAFAQDNNANQQLAASVARKISASSKLSQYQLDILVDGSKVELHGMVNDANQQAEVIKLAQEVAGVDSVSNKLSIRGAIRQSAAQEPIPSPAKPAEAPPAWAANEPIPSFSAGGGGPGFQQPAPPLPPYAWPTYAPYNNFSRVGYPTCYPADAMPFIGPFNPFPRAPLGWRNATLSFDDGFWYLSNHSGNRDWWSVRFW